A window of Panicum virgatum strain AP13 chromosome 8K, P.virgatum_v5, whole genome shotgun sequence contains these coding sequences:
- the LOC120646080 gene encoding WUSCHEL-related homeobox 3A-like: MPQTPSTRWCPTPEQLMILEEMYRSGVRTPNAAEIQQITAHLAYYGRIEGKNVFYWFQNHKARERQRLRRRLCARHQQQYAQQQQAAGGSSAAAAAVHPAVMQLHHHHHHHPYATSFMPHPNQQLGQGYLQEPQQQVAAPLPVPAVLNPAAAGGKATAAGGYGGTAAPTPMSNHQQQLEEWDAAETMEHCNATCGAASGSSDEGLQPLPPCCRRPLKTLDLFPTKSTGLRDECSSSKSSSCSTSTN, from the exons ATGCCGCAGACGCCGTCGACCCGTTGGTGCCCGACTCCGGAGCAGCTGATGATCCTGGAGGAGATGTACCGCAGCGGCGTGAGGACGCCCAACGCGGCGGAGATCCAGCAGATCACGGCGCACCTCGCCTACTATGGCCGCATCGAGGGCAAGAATGTCTTCTACTGGTTCCAGAACCACAAGGCCcgcgagcgtcagcgcctccGCCGACGCCTCTGCGCGCGACACCAGCAGCAGtacgcgcagcagcagcaggcggccggcggcagcagcgccgccgccgccgccgtgcatcCGGCGGTGATGCAGCTgcaccatcaccaccaccaccacccataCGCAACCAGCTTCATGCCCCACCCCAACCAGCAGCTG GGGCAGGGCTACCTGCAGGAGCCGCAGCAGCAGGTGGCGGCGCCCCTTCCAGTTCCGGCGGTGCTGAACCCAGCAGCTGCAGGGGGCAAGGCTACTGCCGCCGGTGGCTATGGAGGAACAGCTGCTCCGACCCCGATGAGCAATCATCAGCAGCAGCTGGAGGAGTGGGACGCCGCAGAGACCATGGAGCACTGCAACGCCACCTGCGGCGCCGCATCCGGCAGCTCCGACGAGGGTctccagccgctgccgccatgcTGCCGTCGCCCTCTCAAAACCCTGGACCTCTTCCCCACCAAGAGCACTGGCCTCAGGGACGAGTGCAGCAGCTCCAaatcctcctcctgctccacaTCCACCAACtaa